A genomic region of Alicyclobacillus sp. SO9 contains the following coding sequences:
- a CDS encoding carbohydrate ABC transporter permease, with protein sequence MRTANARVRLILRHVVLIIVSFLMIYPILWMFFASFKPDSQIFSNSSLWPATWTFAHYIDGLTGKAGMNFGPMFLHSFEISLIVVIGSLFSSALTGFAFARLDFTLRRFLFGFMLGTLMLPIQVLLIPQYIIFHKLSLINTFIPLTLPSFLGVNAFFIYLMVQFIRGIPKDLDEAATIDGCGTFRLFVSVILPLTRPALITISIFAFYWTWNDFFGQMIYLSNPHMFTVPIGLNMFLDNLGNSQWGDLFAMSIVSVIPVFLIFVFFQRYLVEGITTQGLKG encoded by the coding sequence ATGAGAACTGCTAATGCTCGAGTGCGGTTAATACTCCGTCATGTTGTGCTAATCATTGTTTCTTTTCTGATGATTTATCCGATTTTGTGGATGTTTTTTGCTTCCTTTAAACCTGACAGTCAAATCTTTTCAAATTCCAGTCTGTGGCCCGCCACGTGGACCTTCGCACACTACATTGATGGATTAACAGGTAAAGCAGGTATGAATTTCGGCCCGATGTTTCTCCACTCATTTGAAATTTCGCTTATCGTTGTGATTGGCTCCCTGTTTAGCTCGGCACTCACTGGTTTTGCCTTTGCGAGATTGGATTTTACACTACGACGATTTCTGTTTGGTTTCATGTTGGGTACTCTCATGCTGCCAATTCAGGTATTGCTGATTCCACAGTACATTATTTTCCACAAGTTGAGTCTGATTAACACATTTATCCCATTAACGCTGCCAAGTTTCCTTGGTGTAAATGCATTTTTTATCTATCTAATGGTTCAATTTATCAGGGGTATACCAAAGGATTTGGATGAGGCGGCTACCATTGACGGCTGCGGCACATTTCGCTTGTTTGTGTCTGTCATTCTGCCGCTTACCCGGCCGGCTTTAATCACCATATCTATCTTTGCATTTTATTGGACATGGAACGACTTCTTTGGGCAAATGATTTATCTCAGCAACCCTCACATGTTTACAGTGCCCATTGGTTTAAATATGTTTCTCGATAATCTAGGGAATTCACAATGGGGCGATTTGTTTGCGATGTCCATCGTGTCAGTGATTCCTGTCTTTCTTATCTTTGTCTTCTTCCAGCGGTATCTTGTCGAAGGTATCACTACTCAGGGTCTTAAAGGCTAA
- a CDS encoding Gfo/Idh/MocA family protein codes for MINVAVIGTGAISSRHLQAYLTFAQECTIKRVADIDLAKAEKSISENQLDAMASDDYKTIIEDRSIDLVSICTPPSTHAEIAIACLEAGKHVLVEKPMAASLEDCDKMIAAAQENGRLLSVVAQNRFQSSWMKLKKLLDEQAAGRVLHAQINSYWWRGLSYYDLWWRGTWESEGGGCTLNHAVHHIDALQWMMGLPTEVHAMMSNVAHQNAEVEDISMALLRFESGALGQITSSVVHHGQEQQLVFQCERGKLSAPWDLYGSIAKENGFPQRDAQLESEIQEAYDSQDEVSYEGHTGQIENVLSAIAGQSELLVTGEEGRRTLELITAIYASASRGIRVDLPLDSDDPFYTKRGLLESVPHFYEKSASVKDFEANEITTKGNY; via the coding sequence GTGATTAACGTTGCCGTAATTGGCACAGGGGCAATTTCCTCTCGGCATCTCCAAGCATACCTTACCTTTGCGCAGGAGTGCACAATTAAGAGGGTTGCGGATATTGACTTGGCAAAGGCTGAAAAATCCATCTCTGAAAATCAACTGGATGCAATGGCGTCAGATGACTACAAGACGATAATTGAAGACCGATCCATCGATTTAGTTTCCATTTGTACACCGCCCTCGACACATGCAGAAATTGCGATTGCTTGTCTCGAGGCGGGTAAGCACGTGTTGGTTGAGAAGCCGATGGCAGCATCCCTTGAGGATTGCGATAAGATGATTGCAGCGGCACAGGAGAACGGCAGACTTTTATCAGTTGTGGCTCAAAATCGATTCCAGTCTTCCTGGATGAAGCTAAAGAAGCTCTTGGATGAGCAAGCAGCAGGGAGAGTTCTTCATGCTCAGATAAATTCATACTGGTGGCGCGGTCTGAGTTATTATGACTTGTGGTGGCGGGGGACTTGGGAAAGCGAAGGCGGGGGATGTACTCTTAACCACGCAGTTCACCACATTGATGCTTTGCAATGGATGATGGGACTTCCAACAGAGGTCCATGCCATGATGAGCAATGTTGCACATCAAAATGCTGAAGTCGAAGATATTTCGATGGCGCTCTTACGCTTTGAGTCCGGCGCCTTGGGACAGATTACTAGTTCAGTTGTTCACCACGGACAGGAACAGCAATTGGTATTTCAGTGCGAACGGGGAAAACTATCGGCACCTTGGGACTTGTACGGGTCAATTGCAAAGGAGAACGGCTTTCCACAACGAGATGCACAATTGGAATCGGAGATACAGGAGGCTTACGACAGCCAGGATGAGGTTTCTTACGAAGGGCACACAGGGCAAATTGAGAATGTTCTTTCAGCTATTGCCGGACAAAGTGAGTTATTGGTGACGGGTGAGGAAGGTCGAAGAACATTGGAACTTATTACAGCGATTTACGCCTCAGCTTCCAGAGGGATACGGGTAGATTTACCGCTGGACTCAGACGACCCCTTTTACACGAAACGCGGGCTGCTGGAGAGTGTTCCTCATTTCTATGAAAAGTCTGCCTCAGTGAAAGACTTTGAAGCCAATGAAATTACCACGAAGGGGAACTATTAG
- a CDS encoding alpha-glucuronidase family glycosyl hydrolase has protein sequence MQYSSNPASTSTETGYEAWLRYTPADLESNAREIQEYCRHIALPKSSLVLQTAVSELSRGIASMFKFEPMIANTRQNGHGLVLGLLQSDGLVSSLIDIPNPESLTPDSYVIQAVKTEHSAAIVLAGASDAGCLYAVFHFLKMLQTGQQFTDISVLETPKNRLRMINHWDNMDGSIERGYAGKSIFYQDNEFTADFDRIQDYARLLASIGINAISLNNVNVHDTETRLITKRYLPDVARVATVFRKYGIRIFLSINFASPIQIGSLTTADPAEPEVQRWWSTKAEEIYGYIPDFGGFLVKADSEFRPGPFTYGRTHTDGANALANALKPFGGTVIWRCFVYDCLQDWRDRTTDRAKAAYEHFRPLDGQFKDNVILQIKNGPMDFQVREPVSPLLGGLMSTNQLLELQITQEYTGQQKHLCYLVPQWKEIISFDTYATGEGSTVDKIASGDLFNRPLGGFAAVSNVGDDSNWTGHLLAQANLFGYGRLSWNPELSSEQITDEWVRLTFGHNPTVVSTVTRMLLSSWFVYENYTAPLGVGWMVNPSHHYGPNVDGYEYSKWGTYHFADCSGIGVDRTSESGTGFTAQYFSPNKENYNSLSSCPDELLLFFHHVPYDHQLKSGKTVIQHIYDSHFQGADEAQALLEQWNSLSQAVDYQRFRQVQRKLQEQAEHAKEWRDIINTYFYRKSGTKDEKGRHIY, from the coding sequence ATGCAATATTCGAGCAATCCCGCTAGCACATCCACTGAAACCGGTTACGAGGCTTGGCTCCGCTATACTCCCGCAGATCTCGAGTCGAACGCCAGGGAGATTCAGGAGTACTGTCGGCATATCGCGCTGCCCAAGAGCTCTCTGGTCTTGCAAACTGCAGTATCTGAGTTAAGTAGGGGAATTGCCTCTATGTTCAAGTTTGAACCGATGATTGCCAACACGCGTCAAAATGGGCACGGGCTCGTACTGGGATTGTTACAAAGCGATGGGCTAGTAAGCAGTTTGATAGACATTCCAAACCCAGAGTCCTTGACACCGGATAGCTATGTAATTCAAGCAGTAAAGACAGAACATTCAGCAGCGATAGTACTGGCAGGCGCAAGTGATGCCGGTTGTTTGTATGCAGTATTCCACTTTCTAAAAATGCTTCAGACTGGCCAACAGTTCACTGACATTTCTGTGCTAGAAACGCCAAAGAATCGACTGCGGATGATTAATCATTGGGATAACATGGATGGAAGTATCGAAAGAGGGTACGCCGGCAAATCCATCTTTTATCAGGACAACGAGTTCACAGCTGACTTTGACCGCATACAAGACTATGCGCGTTTACTAGCATCAATCGGGATTAATGCGATTTCCCTTAACAATGTAAATGTGCACGACACTGAAACAAGGCTCATTACCAAGAGGTATTTACCAGATGTAGCCCGAGTTGCAACTGTATTTAGAAAGTATGGCATTCGTATTTTCCTCAGCATCAACTTTGCCAGCCCGATTCAGATTGGGTCCCTGACTACAGCCGATCCCGCTGAGCCTGAGGTACAAAGATGGTGGTCCACAAAAGCGGAAGAAATTTATGGATACATACCTGATTTTGGAGGATTTCTCGTAAAAGCAGATTCGGAGTTTAGACCGGGACCGTTTACCTATGGAAGGACTCATACAGATGGTGCGAACGCACTGGCAAATGCTTTAAAACCCTTTGGCGGTACCGTCATCTGGCGCTGCTTTGTCTACGACTGTCTGCAAGACTGGAGAGACCGCACCACAGACCGCGCCAAAGCTGCTTACGAACACTTTAGACCACTTGACGGACAGTTCAAAGATAACGTCATATTACAGATTAAGAATGGTCCAATGGATTTCCAAGTGAGGGAACCAGTCTCTCCCTTGCTGGGAGGACTCATGTCGACAAACCAGTTATTAGAATTGCAAATTACACAGGAGTACACAGGACAACAGAAACACCTTTGCTATCTGGTTCCCCAATGGAAGGAAATCATTAGTTTTGACACCTACGCAACAGGAGAGGGCTCGACTGTAGATAAGATCGCCAGCGGAGACTTGTTCAACAGGCCCCTAGGTGGATTTGCGGCAGTATCGAATGTAGGAGACGACAGCAATTGGACAGGGCATCTACTAGCTCAAGCAAACTTGTTTGGGTACGGCAGACTGTCCTGGAATCCCGAATTGAGTTCCGAACAAATCACAGACGAATGGGTCCGTCTCACCTTTGGTCACAATCCAACTGTTGTTAGTACTGTGACCAGAATGTTGTTAAGTTCCTGGTTTGTCTATGAAAATTACACGGCCCCGTTAGGGGTAGGATGGATGGTTAACCCAAGCCATCACTATGGTCCAAATGTAGACGGTTACGAATACTCAAAATGGGGAACCTACCACTTCGCAGACTGCAGCGGAATTGGGGTAGACAGAACCAGTGAGTCAGGTACAGGATTTACCGCGCAGTACTTCTCTCCAAACAAGGAAAACTACAATTCTCTTTCTTCATGCCCGGATGAGTTGCTCCTTTTTTTCCACCATGTTCCCTACGACCATCAACTCAAGTCAGGTAAAACGGTCATTCAACACATTTACGATTCCCATTTTCAAGGAGCGGACGAAGCCCAGGCTCTCTTGGAGCAATGGAACTCACTGTCACAAGCAGTTGACTATCAGCGGTTTAGGCAAGTGCAAAGAAAGCTGCAAGAACAAGCGGAACACGCTAAAGAATGGCGGGACATCATCAACACATACTTCTACCGAAAATCGGGAACGAAGGATGAAAAGGGGCGACATATTTATTAA
- a CDS encoding ABC transporter substrate-binding protein: MNRNKKALLSIAGVGLAAAVTVTGCGTSNSGTNGTSGSSGKTENITFTWWTTPTRTKMTKKAVQLFEKKYPNIHVTMTYASWSGYWQKLATEAAGGNLPDVMQMDASYLGQYISQGSLKNLTSTSIDTSGLSKSVADLGKVNGKLYAVPVAINTFCNIYNPALLKKAGISFDPTKNYTWNQFANILIQVHNKLPNVYGSTNNVWQGAELAYWATSHGEREFKNGKIGMSQQTLTNWFQYWLNLEKKGGVPSAQKSSSYTHSKLQDSPFVKKKAAFTYMPIGEGPTYQKLLGKPIQRVLFPDWNQSSKPYILHPAMYWTISSKSKHPAAAMKLVNFLENNPQVSKTFGNNRGVTANNKNRSADAASLGGVTKVQDKFMAQVEKISTPLPIDPPNAGPISTKVLKPIAQKVMFGQLTPAQGAKEFIKQANQTLSQK; encoded by the coding sequence ATGAATCGTAACAAGAAAGCGCTTTTATCCATTGCCGGTGTGGGCTTGGCCGCGGCAGTAACGGTGACTGGTTGCGGAACCAGCAATTCAGGAACGAACGGTACATCTGGGTCTTCCGGCAAAACGGAGAATATTACTTTTACCTGGTGGACGACGCCTACAAGAACGAAAATGACGAAGAAAGCGGTTCAACTCTTTGAAAAGAAGTATCCCAATATTCATGTCACTATGACCTATGCATCATGGAGCGGCTACTGGCAAAAACTAGCTACAGAAGCGGCGGGAGGAAATTTACCTGACGTGATGCAGATGGATGCGTCTTATTTAGGTCAATACATCTCCCAGGGGTCTCTCAAGAATCTCACTAGCACTTCTATTGATACTTCAGGTCTCAGTAAAAGTGTTGCAGACCTAGGTAAAGTGAATGGGAAACTGTATGCGGTCCCGGTAGCTATTAATACATTCTGCAACATTTACAACCCTGCCCTGCTGAAAAAAGCAGGAATCAGTTTCGACCCGACTAAGAATTATACTTGGAATCAGTTTGCCAATATTCTCATTCAGGTTCACAACAAACTTCCTAACGTATATGGGTCTACCAACAACGTGTGGCAGGGAGCAGAACTCGCCTATTGGGCAACTTCTCACGGTGAGCGGGAGTTTAAAAACGGGAAAATTGGGATGAGTCAGCAGACTCTGACGAACTGGTTTCAGTACTGGTTGAATCTCGAGAAAAAGGGCGGGGTACCATCAGCGCAAAAGAGTTCCTCTTATACCCACTCAAAGCTTCAGGACAGTCCATTTGTGAAGAAAAAAGCGGCATTTACCTATATGCCTATCGGCGAAGGTCCTACTTATCAAAAACTACTTGGTAAACCCATTCAGAGAGTTTTGTTCCCGGATTGGAACCAGTCAAGTAAACCGTATATTCTCCATCCTGCTATGTACTGGACAATTTCATCAAAGTCTAAGCACCCCGCCGCTGCAATGAAACTAGTTAATTTCCTTGAAAACAACCCGCAAGTCTCGAAGACCTTTGGGAACAACCGCGGGGTAACAGCGAATAACAAGAACAGATCGGCCGATGCAGCGAGTCTTGGCGGAGTAACGAAAGTTCAGGACAAGTTCATGGCACAAGTGGAGAAAATCTCGACTCCTTTGCCGATTGATCCTCCGAATGCAGGGCCAATCAGCACAAAAGTCCTTAAGCCGATTGCACAAAAGGTGATGTTTGGGCAACTAACACCTGCTCAGGGTGCGAAAGAATTTATCAAACAAGCAAATCAAACGTTGTCTCAGAAATAG
- a CDS encoding Nif3-like dinuclear metal center hexameric protein, which yields MPTVGEVIRKVTGWLGPVESRVDTLKSGSTEAEVKGIVTTFMPSYSVLLQTAQLGSNLVIAHEAPFYHHMDKVEMLEDDIVFRRKQNLIEKKEMSIFRLHDHMHRNNPDGIVQGLIQDLDWSKYIVQPSIEGLLPLNTPPLSIPAISLKAVAEYVKRKLDVSYVKVVGNLSMQCSRVGVLPGYTGGGELAIPFLRRENLDLVIIGEGPEWETPEYVRDAIAVGMHKALIIIGHLRSEESGMKYLAESVKSMFPLLPVQFIAEDPPFQLV from the coding sequence ATGCCAACGGTTGGAGAAGTGATTCGCAAGGTAACTGGATGGCTTGGTCCTGTCGAGAGTAGGGTTGATACGCTCAAGTCGGGAAGTACGGAAGCAGAAGTCAAAGGTATCGTGACGACTTTCATGCCGTCTTATAGCGTACTTCTGCAAACAGCCCAACTTGGTTCAAATTTGGTGATTGCACATGAGGCGCCTTTTTATCACCACATGGATAAAGTCGAGATGTTGGAAGATGACATTGTGTTTCGGAGAAAGCAAAACCTTATTGAAAAGAAAGAAATGTCTATTTTTCGGTTACACGACCACATGCACCGAAATAACCCGGATGGAATTGTTCAAGGGCTGATTCAGGACCTGGATTGGTCTAAGTATATCGTCCAGCCGAGTATCGAGGGGCTGCTCCCGCTGAACACTCCGCCATTGTCCATTCCAGCCATCAGCCTGAAAGCTGTGGCTGAGTATGTAAAGAGGAAGCTGGATGTATCCTATGTGAAAGTTGTCGGAAATCTTTCCATGCAGTGTTCACGTGTTGGCGTCTTACCAGGTTATACGGGGGGTGGTGAGTTGGCTATTCCTTTTCTTCGCCGAGAAAATTTAGATCTAGTGATTATTGGGGAGGGTCCAGAATGGGAAACTCCGGAGTATGTCCGCGATGCTATCGCTGTGGGCATGCACAAGGCCCTGATTATTATCGGACATTTAAGGAGCGAAGAATCTGGTATGAAGTATCTAGCAGAATCCGTTAAGTCGATGTTTCCATTATTACCTGTGCAATTTATTGCTGAGGACCCGCCGTTTCAACTGGTGTGA
- a CDS encoding carbohydrate ABC transporter permease: protein MGLSQNVAKTDAVKRPGLKVQKKQNGPAYVFMSPWLFGMLFLTAGSMLFTFYLAFTNYNLLSSPKFAGAANFHRLLTDSDFWIAIRVTFIYVIASVPVRLVAALLVAQLVSKPIRGMGIYRALIYLPSMIAGSVGASIGWRKLFGQNGPINSFLHLFGIHGPIWLGNPATAIIVLVLLNVWQFGSEMVIFLAGIKQIPGYLYEAATIDGANTIQRFFRVTLPMLSPITFFNLLMGTISSFMVFTQVFVITDGGPLNSTLFYVLYLYQQGFQFFHMGYAATLSIVLLLIIALCAGVLFWTSKLWVNYDV from the coding sequence ATGGGCTTGTCCCAGAACGTGGCAAAGACAGATGCTGTAAAACGGCCAGGGTTAAAAGTGCAAAAAAAGCAAAATGGGCCAGCCTATGTTTTTATGTCCCCGTGGCTGTTTGGCATGCTGTTTCTCACGGCAGGTTCCATGCTGTTTACATTCTATTTAGCATTTACAAATTACAATCTTCTCAGTTCGCCCAAGTTTGCCGGTGCGGCGAATTTCCACAGACTGTTGACGGACTCGGACTTTTGGATTGCGATTCGCGTGACATTTATTTACGTCATAGCATCCGTTCCCGTCCGGCTTGTTGCAGCGTTGCTGGTGGCACAACTGGTGAGCAAACCGATTCGAGGTATGGGAATTTACAGAGCATTAATCTATCTCCCATCCATGATTGCCGGCAGCGTTGGAGCATCTATAGGATGGAGGAAACTGTTTGGTCAAAATGGTCCAATTAATTCTTTTCTTCATCTCTTTGGAATTCATGGACCGATTTGGCTTGGAAATCCAGCTACAGCCATCATTGTGCTGGTTCTCTTAAATGTCTGGCAGTTTGGGTCCGAAATGGTAATCTTTCTTGCTGGAATAAAGCAAATTCCAGGATATCTTTATGAAGCTGCCACCATTGACGGGGCAAATACGATTCAGCGGTTCTTTCGTGTCACGCTGCCGATGTTATCTCCGATTACTTTCTTCAATCTACTGATGGGAACCATATCGTCATTTATGGTCTTCACGCAAGTCTTTGTCATTACGGACGGAGGTCCTCTAAACTCCACACTGTTTTATGTGTTGTACTTGTACCAGCAAGGGTTCCAGTTCTTCCACATGGGCTACGCTGCAACACTGTCGATTGTCTTGCTTCTCATCATTGCACTCTGTGCAGGAGTCCTTTTTTGGACATCTAAACTATGGGTGAACTACGATGTGTAG
- a CDS encoding Gfo/Idh/MocA family protein, translating to MGKNDGMNYAPQGRPKPVCQKGEFVMAVVGLHHGHIYGMTNGLLEAGAQIKWVYDDDKQKVADFVRRYPEARAALSESQVLEDPDVQLVASACIPCNRAELGIRVMEHGKDYFVDKAPLTTLTQLERVKQAISRSSRKYHVYYSERLHVESAVFAGQLIQDNAIGRVVQVLGTGPHRMNAPSRPKWFFERERYGGILCDIGSHQIEQFLYFSGASDAEVISSKIANYNHKQYANFEDFGDATLVADNGATNYFRVDWFTPDGLGTWGDGRTFILGTKGYIELRKYIDIGRDPDGDHVYLANDEGEYHIPVKGKVGYPYFGDLILDCLHRTDRAMSQEHTLKAAELSVQAQMQAIVVEN from the coding sequence ATGGGAAAGAATGACGGCATGAACTATGCACCGCAAGGCAGACCCAAACCAGTCTGTCAAAAGGGAGAGTTTGTTATGGCCGTTGTTGGGCTTCATCACGGCCACATCTACGGTATGACCAATGGCTTGTTGGAGGCCGGCGCTCAAATCAAATGGGTCTACGATGACGATAAGCAAAAAGTAGCAGACTTTGTACGGCGGTATCCAGAGGCAAGGGCAGCCTTATCCGAATCTCAAGTCCTTGAAGACCCTGATGTGCAGTTGGTGGCAAGTGCCTGCATTCCGTGCAATCGGGCGGAACTCGGGATCCGTGTGATGGAACACGGAAAAGACTATTTTGTCGATAAGGCACCCCTTACAACACTAACGCAGTTGGAGCGTGTGAAACAAGCAATTTCACGCAGCAGTCGCAAGTATCATGTCTATTACAGTGAACGACTCCATGTGGAGAGTGCTGTCTTTGCAGGGCAATTGATTCAAGACAACGCCATTGGCCGGGTCGTACAAGTACTTGGAACCGGTCCGCACCGGATGAATGCGCCGAGCAGACCGAAGTGGTTCTTTGAGCGGGAACGTTACGGCGGAATCTTGTGCGATATTGGAAGTCATCAAATTGAACAATTTCTATACTTCAGCGGTGCAAGTGATGCTGAAGTGATTTCTAGCAAAATTGCGAACTACAACCACAAGCAGTATGCCAATTTTGAAGACTTTGGAGATGCGACTCTTGTGGCCGACAACGGAGCAACCAATTATTTTCGAGTGGACTGGTTCACTCCCGACGGACTCGGCACTTGGGGGGACGGCCGTACGTTTATCCTGGGCACGAAAGGCTACATAGAGTTACGAAAATATATTGATATCGGGAGAGACCCTGACGGCGATCACGTCTATCTCGCAAACGACGAGGGAGAATACCACATACCTGTGAAGGGGAAGGTGGGGTATCCTTACTTTGGTGATTTAATTCTCGACTGTCTGCACCGTACGGACAGAGCAATGTCTCAGGAACATACGTTAAAGGCTGCTGAACTGAGTGTTCAGGCTCAGATGCAAGCCATTGTTGTCGAAAACTAG